One genomic region from Vibrio cyclitrophicus encodes:
- a CDS encoding flavin reductase family protein translates to MNLKLDTLAPTQIYHLMTQTVVPRPIAWALTESSEQEFNLAPFSYFTPVSSNPPLLMLSVGKKPSGEIKDTTRNSLETGKLVIHIASASSAEAITATAATLDHGESEVTANNIELVEFDGFSLPRVKECAVAFGCTLYEVKEVGEVPQSLIFAQVEAVYISEDVIDKDSERLKIDALALDPLSRLGGGEYATLSNVFSVARPK, encoded by the coding sequence ATGAACCTCAAGCTTGATACTCTTGCTCCCACTCAGATTTATCACCTGATGACACAAACCGTTGTTCCTCGCCCTATTGCGTGGGCATTGACGGAATCTTCAGAACAAGAGTTCAACTTAGCGCCTTTCTCTTATTTCACTCCAGTATCGAGCAACCCGCCTTTATTAATGCTGTCCGTTGGTAAGAAGCCAAGTGGTGAGATTAAGGATACGACTCGCAATTCGCTCGAAACAGGTAAGCTTGTCATTCATATAGCATCAGCAAGCTCTGCAGAAGCAATAACAGCAACAGCGGCCACACTTGATCATGGTGAATCAGAAGTGACTGCGAATAATATCGAGTTGGTTGAATTTGATGGCTTTTCTTTACCGAGAGTAAAAGAGTGCGCGGTCGCTTTTGGCTGCACCTTGTACGAAGTAAAAGAAGTTGGAGAGGTGCCACAAAGCCTTATCTTTGCTCAAGTTGAGGCCGTGTATATATCGGAGGATGTCATCGACAAAGACAGTGAGCGTCTTAAGATCGATGCGTTAGCACTGGATCCTTTATCTCGATTGGGCGGGGGTGAATACGCCACGCTTTCCAATGTGTTCTCTGTCGCTCGCCCTAAATAG
- a CDS encoding NAD-dependent epimerase/dehydratase family protein, translating into MSISGDKTSVVVAGATGLIGHHVMTLLIDEPAVEKIYALSRRALDSQFSSQKLRTLIHSDLQITSWDDAKTTPTLGVICLGTTKKKAGSKEALRKVDVELVSQVAQSMKFLGVQRVAVVSSYGASIDSYSHYLRCKGQMEQNLKRIGFKQLFIARPGPLVGERDEPRADEKLLQRVFPLLSPFMFCKFKNLRPIQSKDVAQAMLFRLFENNFQNVEIYSSSNMLNLLAKYR; encoded by the coding sequence ATGAGTATTTCTGGAGACAAAACATCGGTCGTAGTGGCTGGAGCAACTGGGCTAATTGGACATCATGTCATGACGTTACTTATCGACGAGCCCGCGGTCGAAAAAATCTATGCCTTATCCCGAAGAGCATTAGATTCGCAGTTCAGTTCCCAAAAACTCCGTACTCTTATTCACAGTGACTTGCAGATAACGAGCTGGGACGACGCAAAAACAACTCCAACACTTGGCGTTATCTGTTTAGGCACCACCAAGAAAAAGGCCGGGTCAAAAGAAGCGCTACGTAAAGTAGATGTTGAATTAGTCAGCCAGGTTGCTCAATCGATGAAATTTCTCGGCGTTCAAAGAGTCGCAGTAGTCTCCAGCTACGGCGCTTCAATTGATTCCTATTCACACTACCTTCGTTGCAAAGGGCAAATGGAACAGAACTTAAAACGAATTGGTTTTAAACAACTATTTATTGCTCGTCCAGGGCCACTTGTTGGTGAAAGAGATGAACCCAGAGCTGACGAAAAGCTTCTGCAACGTGTTTTCCCTCTCCTCTCTCCCTTTATGTTTTGTAAGTTCAAAAACCTGCGCCCTATTCAATCGAAAGATGTTGCTCAAGCCATGTTGTTCAGATTATTCGAAAATAACTTCCAAAATGTAGAAATTTACTCGTCAAGTAACATGCTCAATTTATTGGCAAAATATCGCTAA
- a CDS encoding L-cystine transporter, whose amino-acid sequence MSFSAIAALAVFTGILFFLYGQQRKENTLSRLVLFGLVFGSAFGLGLQLLFGEGNPVIKETLDWVNIVGRGYVGLLKMVIMPLVLVSMIAAVVKLEKGGSLGKISGITISVLLATTAISAIVGIAVAQAFGLSAEGLTEGARETARIATLESRMGSVSDLTIPQMLVSFIPTNPFADLTGARSTSIIAVVIFGVLTGIAARKVMAEKEELESPIRTFVDAAQSIVMRLVKMIMALTPYGIAALMAKVVATSSASDILSLLGFIVASYVAIILMFVVHGVLVSFVGVNPKEYFQKIWPVLTFAFTSRSSAATIPLNVDAQITKLNVPPAIANLSATFGATIGQNGCAGIYPAMLAVMVAPTVGIDPMDINFILSLIAIITVSSFGIAGVGGGATFAALIVLPAMGLPVTIAALLISIEPLIDMARTALNVSGAMTAGTITSRLLGKKDKQQDLEQANA is encoded by the coding sequence ATGTCATTTTCAGCTATCGCTGCATTAGCGGTATTCACGGGTATCCTCTTTTTTCTCTACGGACAGCAAAGAAAAGAAAACACGTTATCGCGTTTAGTTCTATTCGGTTTAGTCTTCGGTAGTGCTTTTGGTCTTGGCCTTCAGCTTCTATTTGGCGAAGGTAATCCGGTAATCAAAGAAACTTTAGACTGGGTAAACATTGTTGGTCGCGGTTACGTTGGCCTACTGAAAATGGTGATCATGCCATTGGTATTGGTTTCAATGATTGCGGCAGTCGTGAAACTTGAAAAAGGCGGTTCGCTAGGCAAGATATCTGGTATCACGATCTCTGTATTGTTAGCAACAACAGCGATTTCTGCGATTGTGGGTATTGCGGTCGCTCAAGCATTCGGCCTTTCGGCTGAAGGCTTAACAGAAGGTGCTCGTGAGACAGCTCGTATTGCAACACTAGAAAGCCGCATGGGAAGTGTTTCAGACCTAACTATTCCACAAATGCTGGTTAGTTTCATTCCGACTAACCCGTTTGCAGATCTAACGGGCGCTCGCTCTACGTCTATCATTGCGGTTGTTATCTTCGGCGTTCTAACAGGTATTGCTGCTCGTAAAGTAATGGCTGAGAAAGAAGAGCTAGAATCACCGATCCGTACTTTCGTTGACGCTGCGCAATCTATCGTTATGCGCTTAGTTAAGATGATTATGGCACTCACGCCATACGGCATCGCTGCGTTAATGGCGAAAGTTGTAGCAACATCAAGCGCTTCTGACATCCTAAGCTTACTGGGCTTCATCGTTGCTTCTTACGTCGCAATCATCCTGATGTTTGTTGTCCACGGTGTGTTGGTTTCTTTTGTTGGCGTAAACCCGAAGGAGTACTTCCAAAAAATCTGGCCAGTACTAACGTTCGCTTTCACATCACGTAGTTCTGCTGCAACGATTCCACTGAACGTTGATGCTCAAATCACTAAGCTAAATGTGCCACCAGCGATTGCTAACCTGTCTGCAACGTTCGGCGCGACGATTGGACAGAATGGTTGTGCGGGTATTTACCCTGCAATGCTAGCAGTAATGGTTGCGCCAACAGTCGGAATCGACCCAATGGACATCAACTTCATTCTGTCTCTGATTGCGATTATTACGGTGAGCTCATTCGGTATCGCGGGTGTGGGTGGCGGTGCAACGTTCGCGGCGCTTATCGTACTACCAGCGATGGGCCTTCCTGTAACTATCGCGGCACTGCTTATCTCTATCGAGCCACTTATCGATATGGCACGTACAGCGCTTAACGTATCTGGTGCAATGACAGCCGGTACAATCACCAGCCGCCTATTAGGTAAGAAGGACAAGCAACAAGATCTGGAACAAGCGAACGCTTAA
- a CDS encoding GlcG/HbpS family heme-binding protein, with the protein MLNQKLVKQLVSSALNIAEHNQQAIAVSVCDTHGELLAFIRTDNVSVQAGLLAQNKAYTSARDRQPSGNLGAWARETGKDLSYWTDPKITGFKGGVPIEIKGQVIGAIGISGLSEDDDEALAEKVIQLLL; encoded by the coding sequence ATGTTGAATCAAAAGCTCGTAAAGCAACTTGTGTCTAGCGCTCTCAACATTGCAGAGCATAATCAACAAGCAATCGCGGTGAGCGTGTGTGATACGCATGGTGAGTTACTGGCGTTTATTCGCACGGATAATGTGAGTGTACAAGCCGGATTGTTAGCACAGAACAAAGCTTACACGTCTGCAAGAGACAGGCAGCCAAGCGGTAATTTAGGCGCTTGGGCGAGAGAAACTGGTAAAGACTTAAGTTACTGGACCGACCCAAAGATCACTGGCTTTAAAGGTGGTGTTCCCATTGAGATAAAGGGGCAGGTGATTGGCGCTATTGGTATCAGTGGATTGAGTGAAGATGACGATGAAGCACTGGCTGAGAAAGTGATTCAGTTGTTGCTTTAA
- a CDS encoding aldo/keto reductase — MTNSIESTNKTNDKKSIPLSNYLPNVGQVAYGCMGLGGGWNNNPVTAADAAQTRSVIDTALESGINLFDHADIYTFSKAEQAFGQALQQAPELRDQMFIQSKCGIRFEGEGNVGRYDFSADWVSQSVDGILNRLNTEKLEVLLLHRPDPLMELDELARMLENLKAQGKVDFFGVSNMNSHQIQYLQSALGQPIVANQIEMSLAKLDWLNDGVMINSQGHHQSDFAAGTLEHCQMKGIQLQAWGCLAQGRFSEQGLYSEHDNVKKTAHYVAQLANQYGVESEAIVLAFLLRHPSSIQPVIGTTNLERIKASAVATQINLSREEWYNVYVYSRGQALP; from the coding sequence ATGACGAACAGCATTGAATCTACAAACAAAACGAATGATAAAAAGAGCATTCCGTTATCAAACTATCTACCGAATGTCGGGCAGGTTGCCTACGGCTGCATGGGATTAGGTGGTGGCTGGAATAATAATCCAGTAACGGCGGCTGATGCAGCGCAAACACGCAGCGTAATCGACACAGCATTAGAGTCAGGAATCAATCTGTTCGACCATGCAGACATTTATACCTTCAGTAAAGCAGAGCAAGCTTTTGGTCAAGCACTGCAACAAGCCCCTGAATTACGTGATCAGATGTTCATTCAATCTAAATGTGGTATTCGTTTTGAAGGCGAGGGCAATGTTGGCCGTTATGATTTCTCGGCAGATTGGGTAAGCCAATCGGTAGACGGTATTCTCAACCGATTGAATACAGAAAAGCTCGAAGTGTTGCTTTTGCATCGCCCTGATCCGCTCATGGAACTCGATGAGTTGGCAAGAATGCTTGAGAACCTGAAAGCTCAGGGAAAGGTCGATTTCTTCGGTGTCTCTAACATGAACAGCCACCAAATTCAGTACCTGCAATCTGCGCTTGGGCAACCCATTGTCGCAAACCAAATTGAGATGAGTTTAGCTAAATTGGATTGGTTGAATGATGGTGTGATGATCAACTCGCAAGGTCACCATCAATCTGATTTTGCTGCAGGTACACTTGAGCATTGCCAAATGAAGGGGATTCAATTACAAGCGTGGGGCTGCTTGGCGCAAGGTCGATTTTCTGAGCAAGGTTTGTATTCAGAACATGACAACGTGAAAAAGACCGCGCATTACGTAGCTCAGTTAGCGAACCAATATGGCGTAGAAAGTGAAGCGATTGTGTTGGCATTTTTGCTTCGTCATCCCTCAAGTATTCAGCCTGTTATTGGCACGACTAATTTAGAGCGAATCAAAGCTTCGGCAGTAGCGACTCAGATAAATCTGTCTCGTGAAGAGTGGTACAACGTATACGTGTATTCGCGTGGTCAAGCACTGCCTTAA
- a CDS encoding LysR family transcriptional regulator produces MNEHKRIERLILFVELAQQLNFTKAAEKLGISKSYLSEQIKRLENDLQCPLLVRTTRSVRLTQEGERALQQGLTIRSQVLQLERSVSEQHDIVKGLLRLTAPKMFTEVYLFDICQQFRQQYPEIRFEINSSYTNFNLNQDDIDIAFRATNTPPDNMVAKHLISYQHDLVATPGYLDQFGRPTNVSDLSDHQCLATLHQTEWPLKSANIDVSGWLSSNDNHLLKQQAMVGSGIIRIASYYVAKEVELGELERVLPNECLPQGNSIYLFYPQVIYPAKKHQVFVKFVQNYFESLSR; encoded by the coding sequence ATGAACGAGCACAAGAGAATAGAACGACTGATCCTATTTGTGGAACTTGCTCAGCAACTTAACTTTACCAAAGCAGCAGAAAAGCTCGGTATCTCTAAGAGCTACCTTTCTGAGCAGATCAAACGTTTAGAGAATGATTTACAGTGCCCTCTTTTGGTCAGAACCACGCGCAGTGTTCGTTTAACTCAAGAAGGCGAACGCGCGTTACAACAAGGTTTAACGATTCGTTCTCAAGTGTTGCAGCTCGAGCGTAGTGTTTCAGAGCAGCATGACATCGTAAAAGGTCTATTGCGTCTCACCGCGCCAAAGATGTTTACTGAGGTATATCTATTCGATATCTGCCAACAGTTTAGGCAGCAATATCCAGAGATCCGTTTTGAGATAAATAGCAGCTACACCAACTTTAATCTCAACCAAGATGATATCGATATCGCGTTTCGCGCCACCAATACCCCACCAGACAACATGGTGGCGAAACATTTGATTAGCTATCAGCATGATTTAGTCGCAACGCCCGGTTATCTTGATCAATTTGGTCGTCCAACCAATGTGAGTGACTTAAGTGATCATCAATGCTTAGCAACGCTCCATCAAACCGAGTGGCCTTTAAAATCAGCAAACATTGATGTGTCCGGCTGGCTTTCAAGTAATGACAATCACTTGCTTAAGCAACAAGCCATGGTAGGAAGCGGTATTATTCGTATCGCGAGTTACTACGTTGCGAAAGAGGTTGAGCTTGGAGAGTTAGAGCGCGTGCTGCCTAATGAATGTCTGCCACAAGGCAATAGTATTTACCTGTTCTATCCGCAAGTTATTTATCCGGCAAAGAAACACCAAGTGTTCGTTAAATTTGTTCAGAATTACTTTGAAAGCTTAAGTCGATAA
- a CDS encoding DUF2058 domain-containing protein — MAKLTLQEQMLKAGLVNEKKLKKAKKGSKKSRVQSREAKAAAEETKLAQQAKDKELNQQLKEQQLSKEIKAQVKQLIEMNKIEQKNGEIKYNFTDGTLVKYLYVEELTQKQLSKGILSIARQGESYVVIPTAVANKIAMRDEESIVDTQAGSTDEVDEDDPYKDFVIPDDLMW; from the coding sequence ATGGCAAAGTTAACACTCCAAGAGCAAATGCTTAAAGCTGGCTTGGTAAATGAGAAAAAATTAAAGAAGGCGAAAAAAGGCTCTAAAAAGTCTCGCGTTCAGTCTCGTGAAGCAAAAGCGGCAGCAGAAGAAACTAAACTGGCGCAGCAAGCGAAAGACAAAGAGCTAAACCAACAGTTGAAAGAACAGCAGTTGAGCAAAGAAATTAAAGCTCAAGTGAAGCAACTGATTGAGATGAACAAGATCGAACAGAAGAACGGTGAGATCAAATACAACTTCACCGACGGTACGCTAGTTAAATACCTTTACGTAGAAGAGCTGACTCAAAAGCAACTAAGTAAAGGTATTCTAAGTATTGCTCGTCAAGGCGAGAGCTATGTTGTTATTCCAACAGCAGTAGCGAACAAGATTGCTATGCGCGACGAAGAATCTATCGTTGATACGCAGGCAGGCAGCACAGATGAAGTAGACGAAGACGACCCGTACAAAGACTTTGTGATCCCAGATGATCTAATGTGGTAA
- a CDS encoding sphingomyelin phosphodiesterase: MKTQWACLSAILASASFISTSAIADTDVYLTNNTSQAMTIQTNHTGTDQLQFGDEWQQHVEQIGPWETKKLISFNRWTGVKSGKTYEFDTVVSNAVGESVTLNQTMKGHWYNSTLQHGLSAADVNLTLHDDRNIHRSTTDAFGVNAELALKADSTARYDDIYYTITPPKVDEQPEPDAKTLKVMTYNIWALPAIASHIGDRYDLLPQYVKGYDVLALQEVFANGRDEFLRELAKEYPYQTKMLDKDGINIYDGGVVIVSRYPIVNEAQYVFPDCTGTDCFADKGVNYAEVIKNGQAYHVFGTHTASFDTDTARDYRQRQFKQMRALAQSLNIPASETVVYSGDFNVNKLKFPGDYQQMFANLQADEPQYSGYTASTFDPRINNFAGEPMSGGENVEYLDYVVVSSEYAQKTHNNNRVDVPRSTSSELWKHYNLSDHFPVSAVIK; this comes from the coding sequence ATGAAAACTCAATGGGCTTGCCTTAGTGCAATACTTGCATCTGCTTCATTCATTTCAACCTCGGCTATTGCAGATACCGATGTGTACCTGACCAATAACACTAGCCAAGCAATGACGATTCAAACCAATCACACAGGTACCGACCAGCTTCAATTCGGTGATGAGTGGCAACAGCATGTTGAACAGATTGGCCCTTGGGAGACGAAGAAGCTGATCAGTTTCAATCGCTGGACTGGTGTGAAATCTGGGAAGACCTACGAGTTTGACACTGTAGTATCGAACGCTGTGGGAGAAAGTGTCACGCTCAACCAAACCATGAAAGGTCATTGGTACAACTCGACACTGCAACATGGTTTAAGTGCCGCAGACGTCAACCTAACGCTGCATGACGATCGTAATATTCATCGCAGCACAACCGATGCATTCGGGGTCAATGCAGAGCTTGCACTTAAAGCCGATTCTACGGCGCGCTACGATGATATTTATTACACCATCACCCCACCCAAAGTAGATGAGCAACCAGAGCCGGATGCCAAGACACTCAAAGTCATGACCTATAACATCTGGGCGCTGCCTGCCATCGCTTCGCATATTGGTGACCGCTACGATCTTCTCCCTCAATATGTAAAAGGCTACGACGTATTGGCGCTACAAGAGGTGTTTGCTAACGGCAGAGATGAATTCTTGCGTGAACTTGCAAAAGAGTACCCGTACCAAACCAAAATGCTCGATAAAGATGGGATTAACATCTATGACGGTGGCGTGGTCATTGTCAGCCGCTACCCTATTGTCAACGAAGCGCAATACGTGTTCCCTGATTGTACAGGCACAGATTGTTTCGCTGATAAGGGCGTGAATTACGCTGAGGTCATCAAGAATGGTCAGGCTTACCATGTATTCGGCACCCACACGGCATCATTCGATACGGACACCGCTCGCGACTACCGACAACGTCAATTCAAGCAGATGCGTGCACTGGCGCAGTCTCTGAATATCCCTGCATCAGAAACTGTGGTGTACAGCGGTGACTTCAACGTGAACAAGCTGAAGTTCCCAGGCGACTACCAACAAATGTTCGCTAACCTGCAGGCTGATGAACCACAATATTCAGGTTACACCGCGTCTACCTTTGACCCACGCATCAACAACTTTGCGGGCGAACCTATGTCTGGCGGGGAAAACGTCGAATACTTGGATTACGTAGTGGTGAGTTCGGAGTACGCACAAAAAACTCACAACAATAACCGCGTTGATGTTCCTCGTTCAACAAGCAGTGAGTTATGGAAGCACTACAACCTTTCAGACCACTTCCCTGTTAGCGCTGTCATCAAGTAA
- a CDS encoding chromosome partitioning protein ParA, producing the protein MLVLTASIIGYSWSSKTNETPLSSAQHTEAKPRVPTTTVDDNSTPTAIASSENTASQNKQAEAESSGGETHVENLSELEGKALFDELDGFWALCKQRDDCTEQLARMKSELPSIWFELLSDYPQLSVDWQLTQSTIPLESIETLEERVALFKQSAQQVWGELAHQLFADQFAHLDFTLDANSLKENEASQFLANYQDLLSEWQNNTGTLNAETALQKYELAVSLIPSSYSPAEIVSLKADLQETYLDEMQASNITAREHQVAKQQQTVMTYHEQLDQLKATLDSQRSSSYATWTQQDWDSYYQQQVSDFREQFFSK; encoded by the coding sequence ATGCTCGTCTTAACGGCGAGCATTATTGGCTATTCGTGGTCATCAAAAACGAACGAAACGCCGCTATCTTCTGCTCAACACACAGAAGCTAAGCCGCGTGTTCCTACGACAACTGTTGACGATAATTCCACACCAACTGCAATCGCCAGTTCGGAAAATACAGCATCGCAGAACAAACAAGCCGAAGCAGAATCATCGGGCGGAGAAACGCATGTTGAAAACTTAAGCGAACTTGAAGGTAAAGCTCTATTCGATGAACTCGATGGGTTCTGGGCGCTTTGCAAACAACGCGATGACTGCACTGAGCAACTCGCACGAATGAAATCAGAGTTGCCGAGTATATGGTTTGAGTTACTGAGCGACTATCCGCAGCTATCAGTCGACTGGCAATTAACCCAAAGCACTATCCCACTAGAATCCATAGAAACTCTTGAAGAGCGTGTTGCCCTATTCAAACAATCTGCACAGCAAGTATGGGGAGAGTTGGCCCACCAGCTATTCGCAGACCAGTTTGCGCATCTAGATTTTACGCTCGACGCAAACAGCCTTAAAGAAAACGAAGCGAGCCAGTTTTTGGCCAACTATCAAGATTTACTTAGTGAATGGCAAAACAATACGGGCACATTAAACGCCGAGACAGCGCTTCAAAAATATGAACTGGCAGTCTCTTTGATACCCAGCAGCTATAGCCCTGCTGAAATAGTTTCACTCAAAGCCGACCTTCAAGAGACCTACTTAGATGAAATGCAAGCCAGCAACATTACCGCAAGAGAACACCAAGTCGCGAAACAGCAACAAACAGTGATGACTTACCACGAGCAACTGGATCAGCTCAAAGCGACCTTAGACTCTCAGCGTTCCTCAAGTTATGCCACTTGGACTCAACAAGATTGGGACAGTTACTATCAGCAGCAAGTATCCGATTTCAGGGAGCAATTTTTTAGCAAGTAA
- a CDS encoding AraC family transcriptional regulator has product MEIIAEYKPTGHRHQLGTLDIALLLNTLEQRVIDIEKLLMDVGLEAMDWRDPNGKLTYADKLALFSAANQSFPHDGLGLWLGEHASLSHFGVLGYALSTSQNVGEAIKSGFKYLRLNGPIFSVKLFLDSEQAVIQIENTLEVGDLLPFCSEYFLSSIVSLFKELTGHELDIHTLALPYARPNYTKLYDNRFQCPVIFEQNYCELRFDVSVLSQTLLTHDAATLKRYLASCQSIVETLDSEHLLTNQIKTIFYQTAGSFPNIEQLADEFGCSSRTLRRELVTHDSSYQILLTEVRVELAKELLLGTTMSIDDIGERLGYSDPANFRRAFKGWLNKTPAQFRDGLS; this is encoded by the coding sequence TTGGAGATTATCGCGGAGTATAAGCCAACCGGACATCGACATCAGTTAGGCACATTAGATATCGCGCTACTGTTGAATACCTTAGAGCAACGAGTTATCGATATTGAAAAGCTACTCATGGATGTGGGTTTGGAAGCCATGGATTGGCGAGACCCGAATGGAAAGCTGACTTACGCTGATAAACTTGCGTTGTTTAGCGCGGCTAATCAGAGTTTTCCTCACGATGGTCTAGGTCTTTGGTTGGGAGAGCATGCAAGTCTAAGTCACTTTGGTGTGTTGGGTTATGCGCTATCAACCAGTCAAAATGTCGGGGAGGCCATCAAGTCGGGTTTCAAGTATTTGCGCCTGAATGGGCCTATCTTCTCGGTTAAATTGTTTCTAGATTCCGAGCAAGCTGTGATTCAGATCGAGAACACCTTGGAAGTGGGTGATCTCCTTCCTTTCTGTAGTGAGTACTTCTTAAGTTCAATCGTCTCTTTGTTCAAAGAACTGACTGGTCATGAGTTGGATATTCATACTTTGGCTTTGCCTTACGCTCGTCCCAATTACACCAAGCTTTATGACAACCGCTTCCAGTGCCCGGTGATTTTTGAGCAAAACTATTGTGAACTGCGTTTTGATGTCTCGGTTTTATCACAAACCTTATTGACTCATGATGCTGCGACACTGAAGCGCTATCTCGCGTCTTGCCAGTCGATAGTGGAAACGCTGGACTCTGAGCATCTGCTGACTAACCAGATCAAAACGATTTTTTATCAAACTGCAGGCAGTTTCCCGAATATTGAACAACTCGCTGACGAATTTGGGTGTAGCTCTCGCACGCTCAGGCGAGAGCTAGTGACCCATGATTCCAGTTATCAAATATTGCTTACCGAAGTTCGAGTGGAACTCGCTAAAGAACTATTGCTCGGTACAACCATGAGCATTGATGACATCGGTGAAAGGCTCGGTTATAGCGACCCTGCAAACTTCAGAAGGGCGTTTAAAGGTTGGCTCAATAAAACACCTGCGCAGTTTCGTGACGGTTTAAGTTAA
- a CDS encoding DUF2804 domain-containing protein gives MIKTNPAPHSLIDSNGQPFIGHFDGIPKHLNIENFDYRNSMDSKAAPWQKHFHYKQFQFVSIVTDTHIIGVAIADIRYLGSAFCYLYDIESNKLEECSWLRPLGFDKQVTPSPFEGKTSIAGQSIAFDIKGKQWRVRLNTKLIKADVTLDPKIDSLPMAMCSPTGYSGWTYTQKHNAVRIIGDIQIKGTSLNLTQALAGYDFSAGYMRRETSWRWASINTQSNGTDIGLNLAAGVNETGGCENVLWVNGTRHLLNPVQFTFSRQDTNFPWQITSQDGRINLIFTPLNNRSEKLNLWLLKSNFRQFIGHFSGSIQDNDGITHQLDGVLGLTEDHFARW, from the coding sequence ATGATAAAAACAAATCCAGCCCCACACAGTTTGATTGATTCTAATGGTCAGCCGTTCATTGGGCATTTCGATGGCATCCCAAAGCACCTGAACATCGAGAACTTTGACTACCGAAACTCGATGGATTCAAAAGCAGCTCCTTGGCAGAAGCACTTCCACTACAAGCAATTCCAGTTTGTCAGTATCGTCACCGACACACACATTATTGGTGTTGCTATCGCAGATATTCGCTACTTAGGCTCGGCATTTTGTTACCTGTACGATATCGAGAGTAACAAACTAGAAGAGTGTTCATGGTTACGACCGCTGGGGTTTGATAAACAAGTAACGCCTTCACCATTTGAAGGAAAGACAAGCATTGCCGGCCAAAGCATTGCTTTCGATATCAAAGGCAAACAATGGCGAGTTCGCTTGAATACCAAACTCATCAAGGCCGATGTCACTTTAGACCCTAAAATCGACAGCTTACCTATGGCGATGTGCAGCCCAACGGGTTATTCAGGTTGGACTTACACCCAAAAGCACAATGCTGTGCGAATAATCGGCGACATCCAAATCAAGGGCACATCATTAAACCTCACGCAAGCTCTTGCTGGGTATGACTTTTCAGCAGGCTACATGAGGCGTGAAACCAGTTGGCGCTGGGCAAGCATCAACACTCAATCCAATGGCACTGATATTGGCCTGAACCTCGCAGCGGGCGTCAATGAAACTGGAGGCTGCGAAAACGTATTGTGGGTAAATGGAACCAGACACTTACTTAACCCGGTACAGTTTACGTTTAGTCGCCAAGATACAAACTTTCCTTGGCAGATAACATCACAAGATGGACGTATAAACCTGATCTTTACGCCCTTAAATAACCGCAGCGAAAAGCTCAATTTATGGCTGTTAAAGAGTAACTTTCGTCAGTTCATTGGTCACTTTTCTGGCTCAATTCAAGACAACGACGGCATAACTCATCAACTCGATGGCGTTCTTGGCCTAACGGAAGATCACTTTGCTCGCTGGTAA